In Streptococcus uberis, a single window of DNA contains:
- the sodA gene encoding superoxide dismutase SodA: MAIILPDLPYAYDALEPQIDKETMTLHHDKHHATYVANANAALEKHPEIGEDLVALLSDVSSIPEDIRQALINNGGGHLNHALFWELLSPEKTEITSEVASAIDEAFGSFDAFKEKFTAAATGRFGSGWAWLVVNKEGELEVTSTANQDTPISEGKQPILGLDVWEHAYYLNYRNVRPNYIKAFFEIINWKKVDELYKAAKA, from the coding sequence ATGGCAATTATTTTACCTGACCTTCCATATGCATATGATGCTCTTGAGCCACAAATTGATAAAGAAACAATGACTCTTCATCATGACAAACATCATGCGACATATGTTGCTAATGCCAATGCTGCGCTTGAAAAACATCCAGAAATTGGTGAAGATTTGGTGGCGTTATTATCTGATGTGTCATCAATTCCAGAAGATATTCGTCAAGCTCTTATCAATAATGGAGGCGGACATCTTAACCATGCACTTTTTTGGGAACTTCTTTCACCTGAGAAAACAGAAATCACTTCGGAAGTAGCTTCTGCTATTGATGAAGCATTTGGTTCTTTTGATGCATTTAAAGAAAAATTTACAGCAGCAGCAACGGGACGTTTTGGATCTGGTTGGGCTTGGTTAGTTGTCAATAAAGAAGGAGAACTTGAAGTAACTTCAACTGCAAACCAAGATACACCAATTTCTGAAGGTAAACAGCCTATTTTGGGTCTTGATGTATGGGAACATGCTTATTACTTAAATTATCGTAATGTACGTCCAAATTACATTAAAGCTTTCTTTGAAATTATTAATTGGAAAAAGGTTGATGAGCTTTATAAAGCAGCAAAAGCGTAA
- the holA gene encoding DNA polymerase III subunit delta — MIAIETIENMTKDNLGLITVITGEDLGQYSQMKELFLKRIAFDKEDLAYSYFDISDNQFQQAEMDLQSLPFFADYKIVLFDQLLDITTQKKSYLNENDLKDLEAYLENPLETTRLVIFAPGKLDGKRRLVKLLKRDATLFEANPLKEHELNNYFQKYSHKLGLSFESGVFEKLLLKSSGDFSDMVKNLHFLKTYKNDGIISLDDIDEAIPKTLQDNIFDLSRYVLQKNIDASRQLVHDLRLSGEDDIKLIAVLLGQFRLYLQIAILSQDGKNEQQMVLALSDYLGRKINPYQVKYALRDSRTLSIPYLKSLVKILIKTDYQIKTGLYEKEYLFDLALLKMMTNTYL, encoded by the coding sequence ATGATTGCTATAGAGACTATTGAAAACATGACTAAAGACAATTTAGGGCTTATCACAGTTATTACCGGTGAAGACCTTGGTCAGTATAGTCAAATGAAGGAACTCTTTTTAAAGAGAATTGCATTTGATAAAGAAGATTTGGCTTATTCCTATTTTGACATTTCCGATAATCAGTTCCAGCAGGCTGAAATGGATTTGCAAAGTTTGCCTTTTTTTGCAGATTACAAGATTGTCTTATTTGACCAGCTTTTAGATATTACCACTCAAAAGAAAAGTTATCTTAATGAGAATGACTTGAAAGACTTGGAGGCTTACCTCGAAAATCCATTGGAAACAACACGCTTAGTCATTTTTGCACCGGGTAAATTAGATGGAAAAAGACGATTGGTAAAACTCTTAAAACGAGATGCGACTCTTTTTGAGGCGAATCCATTGAAAGAACATGAATTAAACAATTATTTTCAGAAGTATAGTCACAAGTTAGGCTTATCTTTTGAAAGTGGTGTTTTTGAAAAGTTACTTCTTAAATCAAGTGGTGACTTTAGTGATATGGTAAAAAATCTTCATTTCTTAAAAACATATAAAAATGATGGTATCATAAGCCTCGATGATATTGATGAAGCTATTCCAAAAACACTGCAAGACAATATTTTTGATTTATCGCGTTATGTTCTTCAAAAAAATATTGATGCTTCAAGACAATTAGTGCATGATTTAAGACTTTCTGGTGAGGATGACATCAAGTTGATTGCAGTATTGTTAGGTCAATTTAGACTGTATTTACAAATTGCTATTTTGAGTCAGGATGGGAAAAATGAACAGCAAATGGTTCTCGCCTTATCCGATTATCTTGGCAGAAAAATAAATCCCTATCAAGTGAAATATGCTTTAAGAGATTCTCGAACACTTTCAATACCCTATTTGAAGAGTCTTGTCAAAATTTTAATTAAGACGGATTATCAAATAAAAACAGGTTTATATGAAAAAGAGTATCTCTTTGATTTAGCTCTTTTAAAAATGATGACTAACACGTATTTGTAA
- a CDS encoding DNA internalization-related competence protein ComEC/Rec2 has product MTSLLTKFFPIPIPQFSLLCLLVFFAVHFPNKISVCLFLSALVVAFKHRALKRNVKLSCLLMLFASYVYFTKSYQESQFRQEPTRIESVILVPDSVVINGDSLSFKARKGKNHFQIFYQLKNKKEQDFFKKNNQLLQISGSIELKKAERKRYFNGFDYQDHLKNQGIYRIGRLKEIKSISVRKAESFFDYLAIWRRYAIVRSQVQFPKPMSDYMTGLLFGYLDKSFSEMTEIYSQLGIIHLFALSGMQVSFFLNLFRKGLILSWIPRDFYPILELCFSIIYAGLTGYSISVLRSLLQRNLANMGLKGSTNLCLAFLLMFLISPFFPLTIGGVLSFVYAFLLTLLPSENTSGLKGKILGLFYLQLATIPFLILFFSTFHPVSIILTLIFSFLFDILILPLLTFIFLISPVLTGYHLNSLFQMLEKVMVNVVELFPHPIIFGQPPILVFLSLIFIVALIMAFANRKTYLLSFLIIYFFLLKTISIPFENEISIVDVGQGDSILLRDKTNKTLLIDVGGTVAFQGKEDWQKRSSNANAERTLIPYLKSRGIKEIDQLLLTHIDTDHVGDLEVVAKSFKIKEILVSEGSLTNSNFVHRLSKLGNPVTVLKVGNSIDIMNGKLYLIYPWKKGDGRNNDSLVLYGKLLNKSFLFTGDLEKEGEDAILKRYPSMKIDYLKVGHHGSKGSSSNDFLKVLKPKVAFISAGKDNRFHHPHKETLDRLIENHVEILRTDQEGTLRLTGTHQWRLERTHPNLDK; this is encoded by the coding sequence ATGACATCATTATTGACTAAGTTTTTCCCAATTCCCATTCCACAGTTTTCTTTGCTGTGCTTATTGGTCTTTTTTGCTGTACATTTCCCAAACAAAATCAGTGTTTGCTTATTCTTATCAGCTTTGGTTGTCGCCTTCAAACATAGGGCATTAAAAAGAAATGTAAAGCTTTCTTGTCTTCTTATGTTATTTGCCTCATATGTTTATTTCACCAAATCTTATCAGGAGAGTCAATTCAGGCAAGAACCAACACGAATCGAATCTGTTATCTTAGTTCCAGATTCTGTTGTTATAAACGGTGATAGTCTATCTTTTAAAGCAAGAAAAGGAAAAAATCATTTTCAAATTTTTTACCAATTGAAGAACAAAAAAGAGCAAGACTTTTTTAAGAAAAATAATCAGCTGTTACAAATCAGTGGAAGTATTGAACTCAAAAAAGCTGAGAGGAAACGCTACTTTAATGGTTTTGACTATCAGGACCATCTGAAAAATCAAGGAATCTATCGAATTGGTCGTTTGAAAGAGATAAAATCAATTAGCGTTCGAAAAGCTGAAAGTTTTTTCGATTATTTAGCTATTTGGCGTCGATATGCCATAGTAAGGAGTCAAGTTCAGTTTCCTAAGCCCATGTCTGATTACATGACTGGATTATTATTTGGGTATTTGGATAAATCATTCTCTGAGATGACAGAAATTTATAGTCAATTAGGAATCATACATCTTTTTGCCTTGTCAGGAATGCAGGTATCCTTCTTTTTAAATCTCTTCCGAAAGGGATTAATCTTAAGTTGGATTCCAAGAGACTTTTATCCTATTTTAGAATTATGTTTTTCGATTATTTATGCTGGTTTAACAGGTTATAGCATTTCAGTATTAAGAAGTCTATTGCAGCGAAATTTGGCAAATATGGGTTTGAAAGGAAGTACAAATTTATGCCTGGCTTTTCTCCTAATGTTCTTGATATCTCCTTTTTTCCCATTAACCATCGGCGGAGTCTTGTCCTTTGTCTATGCTTTCCTTTTAACTCTCCTTCCCTCTGAAAATACATCAGGATTAAAAGGAAAAATTTTAGGGCTTTTTTACTTACAATTGGCCACTATTCCTTTTTTAATCTTATTTTTTTCAACATTTCACCCAGTATCAATCATTTTAACACTTATCTTTTCTTTTTTATTCGATATCCTTATTCTTCCCTTGCTTACTTTTATTTTTCTAATAAGTCCAGTATTGACCGGTTACCACCTTAACAGTTTATTTCAAATGTTAGAAAAAGTCATGGTCAATGTAGTTGAATTGTTTCCTCATCCCATTATTTTTGGTCAACCACCTATTTTAGTCTTTCTCTCACTTATCTTTATAGTTGCATTGATAATGGCTTTTGCTAATCGAAAAACCTATCTCCTGTCATTTTTGATAATTTATTTTTTCCTTTTAAAAACGATTTCAATTCCCTTTGAAAATGAGATATCAATTGTGGATGTTGGTCAAGGAGATAGCATTCTTCTGAGAGATAAAACTAATAAAACGCTCTTAATTGATGTTGGTGGCACAGTAGCTTTTCAAGGAAAAGAAGATTGGCAAAAAAGAAGCAGCAATGCAAATGCAGAAAGAACCTTAATTCCATATTTAAAATCAAGAGGCATTAAAGAAATTGATCAATTACTCTTAACACACATTGATACTGACCATGTTGGAGACTTGGAAGTGGTGGCAAAGTCATTTAAAATAAAAGAGATTCTTGTTAGTGAAGGAAGTTTAACAAATAGTAATTTCGTTCATCGTTTGTCAAAATTAGGGAATCCCGTCACCGTCTTAAAAGTTGGTAATAGTATTGATATTATGAATGGAAAGCTATACCTCATTTATCCATGGAAAAAGGGAGATGGTCGAAATAATGACTCACTTGTTTTATATGGAAAACTCTTAAACAAGTCCTTCCTTTTTACTGGTGATTTAGAAAAGGAAGGAGAAGATGCTATACTAAAAAGATACCCTTCAATGAAGATTGATTATTTAAAAGTTGGACATCATGGTTCTAAAGGGTCATCTAGTAACGATTTTCTAAAAGTCCTCAAACCTAAAGTGGCATTTATTTCGGCGGGAAAAGACAATAGGTTTCATCATCCTCATAAAGAGACCTTAGACAGGCTTATAGAGAATCATGTTGAAATACTAAGGACAGATCAAGAGGGGACTCTACGCCTCACAGGGACTCATCAGTGGCGCTTGGAGAGAACGCATCCGAATTTAGATAAATAG
- a CDS encoding helix-hairpin-helix domain-containing protein has protein sequence MNDITDHIKQFLLSFKEKKLGILLAIVSLVLIICLTFFFKIKEDDKKVTLPRQMNLTENLSTTAQNDREEEKTNPEMETIMVDIKGAVVKEGVYQLQRNSRVTDAIQIAGGLRDDADPNAINLAQKLSDEAILYVARKGENKSIIDSQGQQSSSIEQGGQRDQKVNINKATIEDLRKIPGIGEKRAQEILDARDSKGGFKSIDDLLTISGIGQKTLEKIKNDIIID, from the coding sequence ATGAACGATATAACAGATCACATAAAACAATTTTTGCTATCATTCAAAGAAAAGAAACTAGGTATTTTATTAGCTATTGTTTCTTTAGTTTTGATAATATGTCTAACTTTCTTTTTTAAAATTAAAGAAGACGACAAAAAAGTTACTTTACCAAGACAAATGAATCTGACGGAAAATTTGTCAACTACTGCTCAAAACGATAGGGAGGAGGAAAAAACGAATCCCGAAATGGAAACCATTATGGTTGATATAAAAGGAGCAGTGGTAAAAGAAGGTGTTTATCAATTACAAAGAAATAGTCGTGTGACAGATGCTATTCAGATAGCTGGAGGGTTGAGGGATGATGCTGATCCTAATGCAATAAATTTAGCACAAAAATTAAGTGACGAAGCTATCCTATATGTTGCTAGAAAAGGAGAGAACAAATCAATTATTGATTCTCAGGGTCAGCAGTCATCGTCAATAGAACAGGGTGGACAAAGGGATCAGAAGGTAAACATTAATAAAGCGACAATTGAGGACTTACGAAAGATACCTGGAATAGGTGAAAAAAGAGCGCAAGAGATACTAGATGCTAGAGATTCAAAAGGTGGGTTTAAAAGTATTGATGACTTATTGACTATCTCTGGGATTGGGCAAAAAACCTTGGAAAAAATTAAGAATGACATCATTATTGACTAA
- a CDS encoding lysophospholipid acyltransferase family protein encodes MFYTYLRGLVVFILWVVNGNAHYHNEDKILPADTNYILVAPHRTFWDPVYMAFAARPKQFIFMAKKELFTNRIFAWWIKMCGAFPIDRKNPSPDAIRYPVNVLKKENRSLVMFPSGSRHSQDVKGGVAVIAKMAKVKIMPAAYLGPMTMKGLIRGERVDMNFGNPIDVSDIKRMNDEGISEVARRIQTEFDRLDKEMAPFQSGKKPSLFSYIYRIPLAIILILVLLATILFSFIASFVWDPDKHRF; translated from the coding sequence GTGTTTTATACTTATCTAAGAGGCTTGGTCGTTTTTATCTTATGGGTTGTTAATGGTAATGCCCATTATCACAATGAAGATAAAATATTACCAGCTGATACCAATTATATTCTTGTAGCTCCTCATCGAACGTTTTGGGATCCGGTTTATATGGCATTTGCAGCTCGCCCAAAACAATTTATTTTTATGGCTAAGAAAGAACTTTTTACAAATCGTATTTTCGCTTGGTGGATAAAAATGTGTGGTGCCTTTCCAATTGATAGGAAAAATCCAAGTCCAGATGCCATTAGATATCCAGTAAATGTCTTAAAAAAGGAAAATCGTTCATTAGTGATGTTTCCAAGTGGTAGTCGCCATTCACAAGATGTAAAGGGAGGAGTAGCTGTCATTGCGAAAATGGCCAAAGTAAAAATTATGCCTGCAGCCTACCTTGGACCAATGACTATGAAAGGGTTGATTAGAGGTGAGAGAGTTGATATGAACTTCGGAAATCCCATTGATGTTTCAGACATTAAACGAATGAATGATGAAGGCATTTCAGAAGTCGCTCGACGTATTCAAACGGAATTTGATAGATTAGATAAGGAAATGGCTCCATTTCAATCTGGGAAAAAACCAAGTCTATTTTCCTATATTTATCGTATACCCTTAGCAATCATTTTGATTTTAGTGTTACTTGCCACCATACTTTTTTCCTTTATTGCAAGTTTCGTATGGGATCCAGACAAACATCGTTTTTAA
- a CDS encoding tRNA1(Val) (adenine(37)-N6)-methyltransferase, with translation MTEIVLKPGERIDQLFSSNVQIIQNKEVFSYSIDSVLLSRFPNIPSRGLIVDLCSGNGAVGLFASTKTKAKIIEIELQERLAEMAQRSIRLNQLDDQVSMICDDLKNLLDHVPRSGVDLILCNPPYFKATESSKKNISQHYLLARHELTTNLDEICHISRHALKSNGRLAMVHRPSRFLEILDTMRKHGLVPKRVQFVYPKIGKEANMLLIEAIKDGSIDGFKLLPPLVVHEENGDYTQHIRRLYFGDVSDQEKAMTNTDV, from the coding sequence ATGACAGAAATAGTTTTAAAACCTGGAGAAAGAATTGATCAGCTTTTTTCTAGTAATGTTCAGATCATTCAAAATAAAGAAGTTTTTAGTTATTCCATTGACAGTGTCTTATTGTCGCGATTTCCTAATATTCCATCTAGAGGTCTTATTGTTGACCTATGTTCTGGAAATGGAGCAGTTGGCCTTTTTGCCAGTACTAAAACAAAGGCAAAGATTATTGAAATTGAACTCCAAGAAAGATTGGCTGAAATGGCTCAACGATCTATCAGGTTAAACCAATTAGATGATCAAGTTTCGATGATCTGTGATGACTTAAAAAACCTTCTCGATCATGTTCCAAGATCGGGTGTAGATCTTATTTTATGTAATCCACCATATTTCAAAGCTACTGAGAGTTCCAAAAAAAACATTTCTCAACATTACCTTTTAGCTCGACATGAACTAACTACAAATTTAGATGAGATCTGTCACATTAGCCGTCATGCCTTGAAATCAAATGGACGTCTAGCAATGGTTCATAGACCAAGTCGCTTCCTTGAAATTTTAGATACCATGAGAAAGCATGGTTTAGTGCCAAAGCGCGTTCAATTTGTTTACCCCAAAATAGGTAAAGAGGCAAATATGCTTCTTATTGAAGCTATTAAAGATGGATCAATAGACGGTTTTAAACTATTACCACCCTTAGTTGTTCATGAAGAAAATGGTGACTATACGCAACATATTCGTCGTCTATATTTTGGAGATGTTTCTGATCAAGAGAAAGCAATGACTAATACTGATGTCTGA
- a CDS encoding GIY-YIG nuclease family protein, which yields MKEAKAFMYVLECSDKTLYTGYTTDVNKRLETHNSGKGAKYTKARLPVKLLYVEAFNSKQEAMSAEALFKKRKSRAQKLAYISEQQKKD from the coding sequence ATGAAGGAAGCAAAAGCATTTATGTATGTACTAGAATGTTCTGATAAAACACTCTATACTGGATATACAACTGATGTCAATAAACGACTTGAAACACATAATTCTGGAAAAGGTGCAAAATATACAAAAGCAAGATTACCAGTTAAGCTGCTGTATGTAGAAGCTTTCAATAGTAAACAAGAGGCCATGAGTGCTGAAGCCCTTTTCAAAAAAAGAAAAAGCCGAGCCCAAAAATTAGCCTATATTTCAGAACAGCAAAAAAAAGATTGA
- a CDS encoding KUP/HAK/KT family potassium transporter: protein MSNANHPSFDKATKAGFVIALGIVYGDIGTSPLYTMQSLVENQGGLTQMTESFILGSVSLIFWTLTLITTVKYVWIALKADNHKEGGIFSLYTLVRKMSKWLIIPAMIGGATLLSDGALTPAVTVTSAIEGLKAVPGINHIYENQTNVIITTLVILLSLFSIQRFGTSLIGKLFGPVMLLWFSFLGLSGLFNSLGNLEIFKAINPYYALHLLVSPENHRGIFILGSIFLATTGAEALYSDLGHVGRGNIYVSWPFVKACIVLSYCGQGAWILSHKNSGIELNPFFASIPENFRVYAVILATLAAIIASQALITGSFTLVSEAMRLKIFPLFRVTYPGENLGQLYIPVINWVLFLITSSVVLYFRTSEHMESAYGLAITITMLMTTILLNYFLVMRGMKSILAHLIMAFFAALEFIFFWASAVKFFHGGYVVVIIAFTIISLMFIWHQGTKIVFKYVKSLNLLDYRDQIKALRDDTSIDLYQTNVVYLTNRLQGNMIDKSILYSILDKRPKRAKVYWFVNVKVTDEPYTAKYKVDMMGTDYMVKVELYLGFRMPQTVPRYLRTIVQDLMESGRLPKQIQEYSISKGREVGDFRFVIIEERVSQARQLTGFERFIMQTKASIKHFTATPTRWFGLQYSEVKVELVPLILSDILKLPIKEIETPAENS, encoded by the coding sequence ATGTCTAATGCCAATCACCCGTCTTTTGATAAAGCAACAAAAGCCGGTTTTGTTATTGCACTTGGGATTGTTTATGGTGATATCGGAACTAGTCCGTTATACACCATGCAGTCATTGGTTGAAAATCAAGGCGGTTTGACTCAAATGACCGAGTCGTTCATACTTGGTTCGGTTTCCTTAATCTTCTGGACCTTGACATTGATTACGACTGTCAAGTATGTCTGGATTGCTTTGAAAGCTGATAACCATAAAGAAGGTGGTATTTTTTCACTTTACACATTGGTTAGAAAAATGTCCAAATGGTTAATTATTCCAGCTATGATTGGTGGTGCTACCTTACTTTCAGATGGTGCTCTGACCCCTGCCGTAACTGTTACATCGGCCATAGAAGGGTTAAAAGCAGTACCTGGTATCAATCATATCTATGAAAATCAAACGAATGTTATCATTACAACCTTGGTAATTTTGTTGTCTCTATTTAGCATTCAACGATTTGGTACTAGTTTAATTGGTAAATTATTTGGTCCAGTTATGTTATTATGGTTTAGTTTTTTAGGACTAAGTGGACTTTTTAATAGTTTAGGAAATTTAGAAATCTTCAAGGCAATAAATCCGTACTATGCATTACATTTGTTGGTGAGTCCTGAAAACCATCGTGGAATCTTTATTCTAGGCTCAATTTTCCTCGCAACAACTGGTGCTGAAGCACTTTATTCAGATTTAGGCCATGTCGGTCGTGGTAACATCTATGTAAGTTGGCCATTTGTAAAAGCTTGTATTGTTTTATCTTATTGTGGACAGGGTGCCTGGATTTTATCTCATAAAAATAGTGGTATTGAACTTAATCCATTCTTTGCTTCTATTCCAGAGAATTTTAGAGTTTACGCTGTCATTTTGGCAACTTTAGCAGCCATCATAGCCTCTCAAGCCCTGATTACAGGATCTTTCACTCTTGTTTCAGAAGCTATGCGACTTAAAATTTTCCCACTCTTTAGAGTGACTTATCCAGGAGAAAATTTAGGTCAACTCTATATACCTGTTATAAACTGGGTACTTTTCTTAATCACGTCTAGTGTCGTTTTATACTTTAGAACTTCAGAGCACATGGAGTCAGCTTATGGTTTAGCTATTACCATTACTATGCTGATGACAACTATCTTATTGAATTACTTCTTGGTAATGCGTGGAATGAAGTCTATCTTGGCTCATCTTATTATGGCTTTCTTTGCAGCATTAGAATTTATTTTCTTCTGGGCTTCAGCTGTTAAATTCTTTCACGGTGGCTACGTGGTTGTTATTATTGCATTTACCATTATTTCTTTAATGTTTATTTGGCACCAAGGAACAAAGATTGTTTTCAAATATGTTAAATCTTTGAATTTATTGGATTACAGAGATCAAATCAAAGCTTTGCGTGATGATACCTCAATTGATTTGTACCAAACAAATGTGGTATATTTAACAAATCGTTTGCAAGGCAATATGATTGATAAATCTATCTTGTACTCAATTCTTGATAAACGTCCAAAAAGAGCCAAAGTTTATTGGTTTGTTAATGTAAAAGTGACCGATGAACCTTATACAGCTAAGTATAAAGTTGATATGATGGGAACAGATTATATGGTCAAGGTAGAACTTTATCTCGGATTTAGAATGCCACAAACCGTTCCCCGCTATTTGAGAACCATTGTTCAAGACTTAATGGAAAGTGGTCGTTTACCAAAACAAATTCAAGAGTACTCAATTTCCAAAGGTAGAGAAGTAGGTGACTTCAGATTTGTGATTATTGAAGAACGTGTATCACAAGCTCGGCAGTTAACAGGATTTGAGCGCTTTATCATGCAAACCAAGGCAAGTATCAAACATTTTACAGCAACACCAACCCGTTGGTTTGGTTTACAATATTCAGAAGTAAAAGTGGAATTAGTCCCATTAATCCTATCTGATATCTTAAAACTACCAATCAAAGAAATTGAAACACCTGCTGAAAATTCATAA
- a CDS encoding DEAD/DEAH box helicase, with translation MKFTEFNLSEDIQSAVVTAGFEKASPIQEMTIPLALEGKDVIGQAQTGTGKTAAFGLPTLNKIRTDENIIQALVIAPTRELAVQSQEELFRFGRDKGVKVRSVYGGSSIDKQIKALKSGAHIVVGTPGRLLDLIKRKALKLDHVETLILDEADEMLNMGFLEDIEAIISRVPSERQTLLFSATMPAPIKEIGVKFMKNPEHVQIKNKELTNVNVEQFYVRVKEQEKFDTMTRLMDVDQPELSIVFGRTKRRVDEITRGLKLRGFRAEGIHGDLDQNKRLRVIRDFKGDQIDILVATDVAARGLDISGVTHVYNYDITQDPESYVHRIGRTGRAGKTGESITFVSPNEMGYLSMIENLTKKQMKPLKPATAEEAFQAKKKVALKKIERDFADEAIRSNFDKFKADALKLASEFTPEELALYILSLTVQDPADLPEVEIAREKPLPFKYVGGGHGGGKKGNKGGRGRDNRGRGGRDNDRRGGGYRGKRDDKREGRYRDKRDDNGGNRDFKRKPKRNANDFFNKEKKSSQKDSGFVIRHKGE, from the coding sequence TTGAAATTTACAGAATTTAACTTATCAGAAGACATCCAATCAGCTGTTGTAACAGCAGGTTTTGAAAAAGCATCTCCAATTCAAGAGATGACGATTCCATTAGCATTAGAAGGTAAAGATGTCATTGGTCAAGCTCAAACAGGTACTGGTAAAACAGCCGCATTTGGACTACCAACCTTGAATAAGATCCGTACGGATGAGAACATTATCCAAGCACTCGTTATTGCTCCAACTCGTGAACTTGCTGTTCAGAGTCAAGAAGAACTTTTCCGTTTTGGTCGAGACAAAGGTGTTAAAGTTCGTTCCGTTTATGGCGGATCAAGTATTGATAAACAAATTAAAGCCCTTAAATCAGGCGCTCATATTGTTGTTGGTACACCAGGTCGTTTATTAGATTTGATTAAACGTAAAGCATTAAAACTTGATCATGTTGAAACATTAATTTTAGACGAAGCTGATGAAATGCTTAACATGGGCTTTTTAGAGGATATTGAAGCGATTATTAGTCGCGTTCCTTCAGAACGTCAAACTTTACTATTTTCTGCAACTATGCCAGCTCCTATCAAAGAAATTGGCGTTAAGTTTATGAAAAATCCAGAACATGTTCAAATTAAAAATAAAGAATTAACAAACGTTAACGTTGAACAGTTTTATGTTCGTGTTAAAGAACAAGAAAAATTTGATACCATGACGCGCTTGATGGACGTTGATCAGCCAGAACTTTCAATTGTTTTTGGTCGTACAAAGCGTCGCGTTGATGAAATCACCCGTGGTTTGAAATTGCGTGGTTTCCGGGCAGAAGGTATTCATGGGGACCTTGATCAGAATAAACGTTTACGTGTTATTCGCGATTTCAAAGGCGACCAAATTGATATCTTAGTTGCCACTGACGTTGCTGCGCGTGGTCTTGATATTTCAGGTGTAACACATGTCTATAACTATGACATTACACAAGACCCTGAAAGCTATGTTCACCGAATTGGACGTACTGGTCGTGCGGGTAAAACTGGTGAGTCAATTACATTCGTTTCACCAAATGAGATGGGTTACTTATCCATGATTGAGAACCTAACCAAGAAACAAATGAAACCATTAAAACCTGCAACTGCTGAGGAAGCCTTCCAAGCTAAGAAAAAAGTTGCTTTGAAAAAAATTGAACGTGATTTTGCGGATGAAGCTATTCGTTCAAATTTTGATAAATTCAAGGCGGACGCTTTAAAATTAGCTTCTGAATTTACGCCAGAAGAATTAGCCTTATATATCTTGAGCTTAACTGTCCAAGACCCGGCTGATTTACCTGAAGTTGAAATTGCTCGTGAGAAACCATTGCCGTTTAAATATGTCGGTGGTGGCCATGGTGGTGGTAAAAAGGGTAATAAAGGCGGACGTGGTAGAGATAATCGTGGACGTGGTGGTCGTGACAACGATCGTCGCGGTGGTGGTTATCGAGGTAAGCGTGATGATAAACGTGAAGGGCGTTACAGAGATAAACGTGACGACAACGGCGGTAACCGTGATTTTAAACGCAAACCAAAACGTAATGCCAATGACTTTTTCAACAAAGAGAAAAAGTCATCACAAAAGGACTCTGGATTTGTCATCAGACACAAAGGGGAATAA